In Geminocystis sp. NIES-3709, a single genomic region encodes these proteins:
- a CDS encoding EAL domain-containing protein — MSEVQEFRHILVIEDRKGRRIVSLEESNYTLGRDSHNPIILYDYQVSRTHATLIRKMDDETDGFSYRIIDGDLQGKRSTNGILINGHSSISHELKHGDSIRFANEAKASYYIISTDSGIDLFNPDGLDRISASRVTLTSQSSETMINKQQESSNTEDQQELIRLASFPELSPNPIVELDWDGNITYLNPAASLKFDTIYDDKLEHPILAGLLTEYNNRQGNLFLREVKIGAEVFEQYVHYLSEKKLIRCYIFDFTKRKQAEAQLRESEVRYRAIARQTSEGIFLAYASNKRIIEANDTYLSLLGYSTEEITNLTLYNVIASDLSIFNQDLVHVLENKEDFTKQYLHRCQDGSLINLESSISVISYQNKDIFCFVVRNATNSENVNYSNDQVFHDYTTHLPNQKLFHEQLSVAIANAERYQYLMAIIVTEIENFAEFKQQNNQSIVDQLIKNFAQTLQSCLRIGDLVARWDENKFMILFPRIKGPKDPAKIAKKISSTLEQFLQESSSNTKLDLNLSLVIYPIDGDEISLLIKNSLLSLESKNNNNNVNYSVTGFNISPKTASLLKLENLIGSAIKEQQFFLCYQPQINTLTGQLTGLEALLRWDHPELGKVTPRHFLRLTEETDFMLPLGVWILQTATLQMLSWTKENIQPLPIGVNISARQFSQPNFVETIEKALQQSGLSPQFLELEITENCFLQNPELAYEILSHLSNLKVRLCFDNFGSGNSALIHLQKVSFDTIKISPSVINQLEENIKYKALIQCMAVLCEGYGSRLVAVGIEKLEQMELLRNLGCTQIQGNLFSRPLPAKDATVFLHKVEHTITVV; from the coding sequence ATGAGTGAAGTACAGGAATTTCGTCACATTTTAGTCATTGAAGATCGTAAGGGTAGAAGAATTGTTTCCCTTGAAGAAAGTAACTATACATTAGGTCGAGATTCTCATAATCCGATTATCCTTTATGATTATCAGGTTTCTCGTACTCACGCAACCTTAATTCGCAAAATGGATGATGAAACTGATGGTTTTTCTTATCGTATTATTGACGGTGATTTACAAGGAAAACGAAGTACTAACGGTATCTTGATTAATGGACATTCCAGTATCTCTCATGAGTTGAAGCATGGTGACAGTATTCGTTTTGCTAATGAGGCTAAAGCTAGTTACTATATTATTTCTACGGATTCTGGTATCGATTTATTTAATCCCGATGGACTCGATCGAATTAGCGCATCTCGTGTTACTCTAACGAGTCAGTCTAGCGAAACGATGATTAATAAACAACAAGAATCTAGTAATACCGAAGATCAACAAGAGTTAATTCGTCTGGCTTCTTTTCCTGAATTAAGTCCTAATCCAATTGTTGAGTTAGATTGGGATGGTAATATTACTTATCTGAATCCGGCCGCTAGTCTTAAATTCGATACGATTTACGATGATAAATTAGAACATCCTATTCTCGCAGGATTATTGACAGAATACAATAATCGACAAGGTAATTTATTCTTACGGGAAGTTAAAATTGGTGCAGAAGTATTTGAGCAATATGTTCATTATCTTTCGGAAAAAAAGCTAATTAGATGCTATATTTTTGATTTTACCAAAAGAAAACAAGCTGAAGCTCAATTACGGGAAAGTGAAGTTCGTTATCGTGCGATCGCAAGACAAACTTCCGAAGGAATTTTCTTAGCCTATGCTAGTAACAAAAGAATTATCGAAGCCAATGATACTTATTTGAGCCTATTAGGTTATTCTACCGAGGAGATTACCAATTTAACACTATACAATGTTATTGCTAGTGATTTAAGTATTTTTAACCAAGATTTGGTTCATGTTTTAGAAAATAAAGAAGATTTTACTAAACAATATTTACATCGTTGTCAAGATGGTTCTTTAATCAATTTAGAATCCAGTATTAGTGTAATTAGCTATCAAAATAAAGATATTTTTTGCTTTGTGGTAAGAAATGCTACTAATTCAGAAAATGTTAATTATTCTAACGATCAAGTTTTTCATGATTATACTACTCATCTTCCTAATCAAAAGTTATTTCATGAACAATTAAGTGTGGCGATCGCTAACGCTGAAAGGTATCAATATTTAATGGCAATTATAGTTACAGAAATTGAAAATTTTGCCGAATTTAAACAACAAAATAATCAGAGTATTGTTGATCAGTTAATCAAAAATTTTGCTCAAACATTACAGTCTTGCTTACGCATAGGCGATTTAGTCGCAAGATGGGATGAAAATAAATTTATGATATTATTTCCTCGTATCAAAGGACCAAAAGATCCCGCAAAAATTGCGAAAAAAATATCTTCTACCTTAGAACAATTTTTACAAGAATCTTCGAGTAATACCAAATTAGATTTGAATTTAAGTTTAGTTATTTATCCTATTGATGGGGATGAAATTTCTTTGTTAATAAAAAATAGTTTACTTTCTCTTGAGTCTAAAAATAACAATAATAATGTGAACTATAGTGTCACGGGATTTAATATTAGTCCCAAAACAGCTAGTTTATTAAAATTAGAAAATTTGATCGGTAGTGCTATTAAAGAACAACAATTCTTCTTGTGTTATCAACCTCAAATTAACACCCTAACAGGACAATTAACAGGCTTAGAAGCTTTGTTGCGTTGGGATCATCCTGAATTAGGCAAAGTTACTCCCCGTCACTTTTTACGATTGACGGAAGAAACGGATTTTATGCTTCCTTTAGGAGTCTGGATTTTACAAACCGCTACTTTGCAAATGCTTTCATGGACAAAAGAAAATATACAACCTCTGCCCATCGGTGTTAATATTTCCGCTAGACAGTTTTCCCAACCTAATTTTGTCGAAACGATCGAAAAAGCCTTACAACAATCTGGTTTATCACCTCAGTTTTTAGAGTTAGAAATTACAGAAAATTGTTTTCTACAAAACCCTGAATTAGCCTATGAAATATTGTCTCATTTATCGAATTTAAAAGTGAGATTATGCTTTGATAACTTCGGTTCAGGTAATTCAGCTTTAATACATTTACAAAAAGTTTCTTTTGATACCATAAAAATTAGCCCTAGTGTAATAAATCAATTAGAAGAGAATATTAAATATAAAGCCTTAATTCAATGTATGGCAGTATTGTGTGAAGGTTATGGAAGCAGATTAGTTGCAGTCGGTATCGAGAAACTGGAACAAATGGAGTTACTAAGAAATTTAGGTTGTACACAAATTCAAGGTAATTTATTTAGCCGTCCTCTACCAGCAAAGGATGCCACTGTTTTTCTTCATAAAGTAGAACATACTATAACAGTAGTATAA
- a CDS encoding EAL domain-containing protein encodes MNSDYLKTTFSKDLQPITHVLVLEDENSRQTIILDEPNYSIGRDPRNKISLASKKVSRFHATLLRRTDTKNRTFSYWLLDGDLQGNRSTNGIFINEKRCLVQELKHEDVIRFGLEIQASYYVLNNISDLALLQSGDFHQQSPESESTIQPAKSNPHSMIPKQTLVISEPNIMESMESENTATFSRNSDGGKNSEITKLASFPELSPNPIIEMDWEGNITYLNPSAVNKFPELKTNPSTENHPLLVGLIKNIENHGNNNKLFVREVTIKDQVFEQYIHYLSEKKLIRSYVFDFTKRKVLETQLKESEQRYKAFISQTKEGIFLVDASSKKILEANNALADLLGYGLDEIYSLKLYDLIDLSTSVLDEQIEFILKSKKDKNLVKHFEYKSKNKLLVELECNITWISYGDQTILSFAVRPANKNIHQGTFIQEQGLYDLETGLPNRQLFMEQFNTAIANSRRINGLLCIIFLELEILEDTKENLGYTLKSSILDGFAKRLRASLRSGDTVAHWESSHFVCLLPQVRNIKDVGRVSYRMLESLKPPFFIDNHKIHIKTSMGIAIKDEEPLTSEMLLNQSQTALFKSKESGSNNYKFFDPKIQVEVERLLRLEKLLSHALIRNEFSLVYQPQVTIEKEQITGLEALIRWDHPDLGKVTPDQFIPLAEETGLIVSIGQWVIETACTQRNLWQQDKLKNQPICINISTQQFQQPNFVGMIKNILHKTSLNANLLELEITEKTIASDVELATKTLKELDQLGVRISLDDFGSDTVALGYLKQFHFSTLKIDRPVVKNFNADNHDKALISAMISIAKSFNLRIVAEGVEIKSEVEELSKLGCQEIQGNWLTSPLTAEDMTKFLLDFSYDL; translated from the coding sequence ATGAATAGTGACTATCTCAAAACAACTTTTAGTAAAGATTTACAGCCAATCACCCATGTTTTAGTTTTGGAAGATGAAAATTCAAGACAGACTATTATTTTAGACGAACCGAATTATTCCATTGGAAGAGATCCCAGAAATAAAATTTCGTTAGCCTCTAAAAAAGTTTCTCGATTTCACGCCACATTATTGCGCAGAACTGATACAAAAAATCGCACTTTTTCCTATTGGCTTTTAGATGGAGATTTACAAGGTAATCGCAGTACCAATGGTATTTTTATTAATGAAAAAAGGTGTTTAGTACAAGAATTAAAACATGAGGATGTTATTCGTTTTGGGTTAGAAATTCAAGCCAGTTATTATGTTCTTAACAATATTAGTGATTTAGCTTTATTACAATCAGGTGATTTTCATCAACAATCCCCTGAATCAGAAAGTACGATTCAACCAGCAAAATCTAATCCTCACAGTATGATACCTAAACAGACATTAGTGATTTCTGAACCCAATATTATGGAATCAATGGAGTCAGAAAATACTGCTACCTTTAGTCGAAATTCTGATGGAGGGAAAAATTCTGAGATTACTAAATTAGCGTCTTTTCCAGAGTTAAGTCCCAATCCTATAATTGAAATGGACTGGGAGGGAAATATTACTTATCTTAATCCGTCGGCAGTAAATAAATTTCCTGAACTCAAAACTAATCCCTCTACAGAAAATCATCCTCTTTTAGTCGGTTTAATCAAAAATATTGAAAATCATGGTAATAATAATAAATTATTTGTTCGAGAAGTTACTATAAAAGACCAAGTTTTTGAACAGTATATTCACTATTTATCAGAAAAAAAACTAATCAGAAGTTATGTTTTTGATTTCACTAAACGCAAAGTTTTAGAAACTCAATTAAAAGAAAGTGAGCAAAGATATAAGGCTTTTATTAGTCAAACAAAGGAAGGGATTTTTTTAGTAGATGCTAGTAGCAAAAAAATCTTAGAAGCTAACAATGCTTTAGCGGATTTATTAGGCTATGGTTTAGATGAAATTTATTCTTTGAAATTATATGATTTAATTGATCTTAGTACCAGTGTTTTAGATGAACAAATAGAGTTTATTTTAAAGTCGAAAAAAGATAAAAATCTTGTTAAACATTTTGAATATAAAAGCAAAAATAAATTATTAGTAGAATTAGAATGTAACATAACTTGGATTAGTTATGGTGATCAAACTATACTTTCTTTTGCCGTACGTCCTGCTAATAAAAATATTCATCAGGGAACTTTTATTCAGGAACAAGGGTTATACGATTTAGAAACAGGGTTGCCGAATCGACAGCTATTTATGGAGCAATTTAATACTGCGATCGCTAATAGTCGTCGGATAAATGGTTTACTATGTATAATTTTCCTAGAGTTAGAAATTTTAGAAGATACTAAAGAAAATTTGGGTTATACTCTCAAATCAAGTATTTTAGATGGTTTTGCGAAACGGTTAAGAGCATCATTACGATCGGGTGATACCGTAGCACATTGGGAATCGTCCCATTTTGTCTGTCTTTTACCCCAAGTAAGAAATATTAAGGATGTGGGTAGGGTAAGTTATCGAATGTTAGAGTCCTTAAAACCACCTTTTTTTATTGATAATCACAAAATCCATATTAAAACCAGTATGGGTATTGCCATTAAAGATGAAGAACCTCTAACCTCAGAAATGTTACTTAATCAATCTCAAACAGCTTTATTTAAGAGTAAAGAATCTGGGAGTAATAACTATAAGTTTTTTGATCCAAAAATTCAAGTAGAAGTTGAACGTTTATTAAGATTAGAAAAACTATTGTCTCATGCTTTGATACGCAATGAATTTTCTTTGGTTTATCAACCTCAAGTAACTATTGAAAAAGAGCAAATTACTGGACTAGAAGCCTTAATTCGATGGGATCATCCAGATTTAGGAAAAGTTACCCCTGATCAATTTATTCCCTTAGCGGAAGAAACAGGATTAATTGTATCTATCGGACAATGGGTAATTGAAACTGCTTGTACTCAAAGAAATTTATGGCAACAGGATAAATTAAAAAATCAACCTATTTGTATTAATATTTCTACGCAACAGTTTCAACAACCTAATTTTGTGGGAATGATCAAAAATATTTTACATAAAACCTCTCTCAATGCTAATTTATTAGAGTTAGAAATCACTGAAAAAACCATTGCCTCTGATGTGGAATTGGCAACAAAAACGCTGAAAGAATTAGATCAATTAGGAGTCAGAATTTCCTTAGATGATTTTGGTAGTGATACTGTGGCTTTAGGTTACTTAAAACAATTCCATTTTTCTACTTTAAAAATCGATCGACCTGTGGTAAAAAATTTTAATGCGGATAATCATGATAAAGCCCTTATTAGTGCTATGATTTCGATCGCTAAAAGTTTTAATTTACGGATTGTGGCTGAAGGAGTAGAAATAAAATCAGAAGTAGAAGAACTATCTAAATTGGGATGTCAAGAAATACAAGGTAATTGGTTAACTTCTCCTTTAACAGCAGAAGATATGACGAAATTTCTGTTAGACTTTAGCTATGATCTTTGA